CGGACACCACCACGTGCGTGATGCGCACGCTGGGGTGCCCGGCCATGCGCGCGATCAGCGTGCGGCCGATGGCACCATGGCCGATGAGCGTGACGCGTTGGATGGCGCTCATGGACGTGGCCTGGTGGTGCGCGCTGGCCAGGGGAAGGCCGCTCATACTTCTTCTTCCTTTTCCTTCTTCTTCGGCGGGCCGGCGAACTTCACCGCGAAGGGGCCCCAGGCGTTCATGTCCACTTCCACCACCACCGGGCCGTTGGCCGGGGCCAGGGCTTTCTTCAGCGTGTCCTGGGCCGCGGCGGGGTCGGTCAGCTTGAAATGCGGCACCTGCAGGCTGGCGCAGAGCTGCGCGAAGTCGGGCGTGTGCAGTTCCACGTAGGCGTGGCGGCTGCCGTAGATGTCGTCCTGGATGTTCTTGATCACGCCGTAACGCTGGTCGTTCATGACGATGAAGACCACGTTGGCTTTTTCCTGCGCGGCGCAGGCGAGTTCGCCCACGTTGAGCATGAAGCCGCCGTCGCCGCACAGCGAGACCGTGCGCCGGCCCAGCGCGTGCTCGGTGTCGGCCACCGCCGCACCCACGCCCATGGCCAGGCCCTGGCCGATGCCGCCGCCCAGGGCGTGCACGCCGGCGCGCGGGTGGTCCAGCACCGGCGCGCGGTTGCCCCACATGCTGTTGGAGAGCGTGATGTCGCGCACCCACCAGAGGTCTTTGCCCACCACTTCGCCGAGCGCTTTCTTGAGCTTGGCGTACTGGCCCAGGGTGCCGTCCACCAAGGTGGCGGCTTCGGCGCGCGCGCGCTTCACGTCGGCAGCGAGCGCGGGGTCGATCTGCATGCGACCTTCCAGGCGGTCGGCCAACGCGTTGAGCGTGATCTCCGCATCGCCGTGCACGAACAGCTCGCTGCTGTAGCCACGGCCGTCGGTGAGCGGGTTGGCGTCGATGCGGTAGCGCGTCTCGGGCAGCCGCAGCTTGTAGTTCAGCGTTTCGTTGCTGCGCAGGCGCGTGCCCACGGCGAGCATGGCGTCCACGGTTTCGTAGAACGTTTCGGCCGGTTTCTGCAGGTTGTACGAGCCCAGCGTGGCGGGGTGGTCTTCGGGCACGATGCCACGGCCTTGCACCGAGGACACCACGGCCCAGC
The sequence above is a segment of the Hydrogenophaga sp. BPS33 genome. Coding sequences within it:
- a CDS encoding thiamine pyrophosphate-binding protein codes for the protein MTSTHKRITVGELAARFLEQCGVRAAFGVISIHNMPILDAFHTRQKIRFVSARGEAGACNMADAYARVSGTLGVCVTSTGTGCGNAAGAMVEAITAGTPLLHLTGQIESPFLDRDLGYIHEHPAQLAMLKAVGKDAFRIRNPETALATLREAVRLAQTPPCGPVSIEIPIDVQKMKMDLPADLSPLAVPAVQPNLAAVDALAERLASAKRPLLWLGGGARGASAAAQRLVKMGWAVVSSVQGRGIVPEDHPATLGSYNLQKPAETFYETVDAMLAVGTRLRSNETLNYKLRLPETRYRIDANPLTDGRGYSSELFVHGDAEITLNALADRLEGRMQIDPALAADVKRARAEAATLVDGTLGQYAKLKKALGEVVGKDLWWVRDITLSNSMWGNRAPVLDHPRAGVHALGGGIGQGLAMGVGAAVADTEHALGRRTVSLCGDGGFMLNVGELACAAQEKANVVFIVMNDQRYGVIKNIQDDIYGSRHAYVELHTPDFAQLCASLQVPHFKLTDPAAAQDTLKKALAPANGPVVVEVDMNAWGPFAVKFAGPPKKKEKEEEV